A window from Candidatus Thermoplasmatota archaeon encodes these proteins:
- a CDS encoding CoA-acylating methylmalonate-semialdehyde dehydrogenase, with protein MALLSEVKKDYGKLKNYVNGEWIDSTSGKFIDIENPTTGEIIGQVPMSSVDETKAAIDAADEAWWAWRETPPITRARVFFKLKEIMEQHFENIARIMVQEQGKTIDEARGETRRTIENVETAAGIPSLMMGYSLEDGGAEGIDEEAVTSPLGVFGAVCPFNFPAMIPYWFWPYAVATGNTYIIKPSSQVPVTQNYLTKLVEQAGFPPGVLNIVNGSHEVSDTLMEHPKVKGISFVGSTPVAKYIYKKSAENGKRVQAQGGAKNSLVVMPDAVLDRTVSNMLASFYGCAGQRCLAGSNLVAIGDVAEPLLKKWVETSKKMKMGYGMDESVNMGPVISAKAKKKVIDYIDGAEADGAKILLDGRNAKVPGYEKGHFVGPTVIDDVAPDMKIAQEEIFGPVVSFMRMKDMDEALDFIHSSPFGNAASIYTQSGKWAREFRYRCQCGNIGINVGVVAAMAYFPFAGYKGSFYGDLHGQGQDAIKFFTDRKVVITRWF; from the coding sequence ATGGCACTCTTGTCTGAAGTGAAGAAAGACTACGGAAAACTGAAGAACTACGTGAACGGGGAGTGGATAGACTCTACCTCTGGCAAGTTCATTGACATTGAGAACCCGACCACGGGGGAGATCATAGGCCAGGTTCCTATGTCCAGCGTCGATGAGACCAAAGCCGCCATCGACGCGGCTGACGAGGCATGGTGGGCGTGGAGAGAGACCCCTCCGATAACGAGGGCCAGGGTGTTCTTCAAGCTCAAGGAAATAATGGAACAGCATTTCGAGAACATCGCGCGGATAATGGTGCAGGAGCAGGGCAAGACGATCGACGAGGCGCGAGGCGAGACAAGGCGGACGATCGAAAACGTCGAGACTGCCGCTGGGATTCCATCGCTCATGATGGGATACAGTCTTGAGGATGGCGGAGCTGAGGGCATCGACGAGGAAGCCGTGACATCTCCTCTGGGCGTCTTCGGAGCAGTATGCCCGTTCAACTTCCCCGCAATGATACCATATTGGTTCTGGCCATACGCTGTTGCCACGGGCAACACCTATATCATCAAGCCTTCGAGCCAAGTGCCAGTGACCCAGAACTACTTGACAAAGCTGGTCGAGCAGGCGGGGTTCCCACCCGGGGTGCTCAACATCGTGAATGGCAGTCATGAGGTATCCGACACGCTCATGGAGCACCCGAAGGTGAAGGGGATATCCTTTGTTGGCTCCACGCCGGTTGCGAAGTACATCTACAAGAAGTCGGCTGAGAACGGGAAGAGGGTTCAAGCTCAGGGCGGGGCCAAGAACTCCCTCGTGGTCATGCCGGACGCGGTCCTCGACAGGACTGTTTCGAACATGCTCGCGTCCTTCTACGGATGCGCTGGCCAGAGATGCCTCGCGGGCTCGAACCTGGTGGCAATAGGCGACGTGGCCGAGCCGCTCCTTAAGAAGTGGGTTGAGACATCGAAAAAAATGAAGATGGGCTATGGTATGGACGAGAGCGTGAACATGGGGCCGGTAATCTCCGCCAAGGCCAAGAAGAAGGTCATCGATTACATCGACGGAGCAGAGGCAGATGGTGCCAAGATCCTGCTGGACGGCAGAAATGCAAAGGTGCCTGGCTACGAGAAGGGCCACTTCGTCGGCCCGACGGTCATCGACGATGTCGCACCCGACATGAAGATTGCCCAGGAAGAGATTTTCGGACCGGTCGTGAGCTTCATGAGGATGAAGGACATGGACGAGGCACTCGACTTCATTCACTCGAGCCCATTCGGAAACGCCGCATCGATATACACACAGAGCGGCAAGTGGGCCCGCGAGTTCCGATACAGATGTCAGTGCGGGAACATCGGCATCAACGTCGGCGTAGTTGCGGCGATGGCCTACTTCCCGTTCGCGGGGTACAAGGGCTCGTTCTATGGGGACCTTCACGGTCAGGGTCAGGACGCCATAAAGTTCTTTACGGACAGAAAGGTTGTCATCACTCGGTGGTTCTGA
- a CDS encoding PKD domain-containing protein, translated as MNDDEMVPEPPAPPSDDELPPPPTDIVAESKEFPELKVKKPKPLATMRRAFIIFEKDIRTMAKHGLVSAVILFIFLAVVFSIMSFSMKQAMQFSFDQGGDGKSEGIPGASGVDPPTANATVTPSRSIVVGTSITLDASTSTDNGRIVYYVWNTTDGARDVDLYGQIIHLTFYAVGSYDVGVTVVDDEWNFGKTSVRIEVAHATGSTDTEDPNIPGAPPFDANIGAPVDLNGSIATDNVGVVNWTWIIEDVRETILYGENQSYSFNYVSSFDHPFSIRLVVRDAAGNTAQQWASVNVLSMGGDTEQPQARADIPQNVQIGDTIQLSSRDSTDNQGISSTTWFVKHNNTMTTFNGDTVSFTANEFGPYEVTLIVRDGSGNYGRTEGTTIATPPGMSFSMISWTSTPFDVDISFNLLTYSYGIALLASVIFVGGLFAKGFTHEITKGTVKVLFFGPISVTTMIFSKILYPLVIAPLFIFPVVFIGLSQFEQSTADVLKITLISYLMAAVTMVSAAYGSALIYIVAKKMVLKPSVISRMFLYFSLLGTLTVFEWLSFVLDQWQKTTSWDALYHDYAWVAVLSPFHQGGMFLSNSLIGTHWALDLWVFIIPAVLIIGGALASSKLYGDIFTRE; from the coding sequence ATGAACGACGACGAAATGGTGCCAGAACCTCCAGCTCCCCCGAGCGACGACGAATTGCCTCCACCTCCGACTGACATCGTCGCGGAATCGAAGGAATTCCCGGAGCTCAAGGTCAAGAAGCCAAAACCCTTGGCTACAATGCGCCGAGCGTTCATCATCTTCGAGAAGGACATCAGGACGATGGCGAAGCACGGACTTGTCAGCGCAGTGATACTGTTCATTTTCCTTGCAGTTGTTTTCTCCATTATGAGCTTCTCGATGAAGCAGGCAATGCAGTTCAGTTTCGATCAAGGTGGTGATGGCAAGAGCGAAGGGATTCCTGGCGCCTCAGGGGTAGACCCGCCTACCGCGAACGCCACCGTCACTCCAAGCAGGTCCATCGTTGTGGGGACGAGCATCACTCTAGATGCGTCTACGTCGACTGACAATGGTAGAATCGTGTACTACGTCTGGAATACAACCGACGGAGCCCGCGATGTGGACCTCTACGGACAGATAATCCATCTCACATTCTACGCAGTGGGTTCCTACGATGTGGGTGTGACAGTTGTGGATGACGAGTGGAACTTCGGCAAGACTTCCGTCAGAATCGAGGTCGCGCATGCAACGGGATCGACCGATACTGAGGACCCAAACATACCTGGCGCTCCACCGTTCGATGCCAACATAGGGGCACCAGTTGATCTCAACGGTTCAATCGCCACTGACAACGTAGGGGTCGTGAACTGGACATGGATCATTGAGGACGTGAGAGAAACGATACTCTACGGTGAGAACCAATCATATTCATTCAACTACGTTAGTTCCTTCGACCACCCCTTCAGCATTAGACTCGTGGTTCGAGACGCCGCGGGAAACACCGCCCAGCAATGGGCATCGGTCAATGTCCTTAGCATGGGCGGGGACACTGAACAGCCTCAGGCTAGGGCGGACATTCCACAGAACGTTCAAATTGGCGACACTATCCAGCTCTCATCTAGAGACTCGACCGACAATCAGGGTATTTCCTCCACCACCTGGTTCGTGAAGCACAACAACACCATGACCACATTCAACGGAGACACTGTCTCGTTCACGGCCAACGAATTCGGGCCGTATGAGGTGACTTTGATTGTCAGGGACGGTTCTGGCAACTACGGCAGGACAGAAGGAACGACGATCGCAACACCTCCCGGCATGAGCTTCAGCATGATCTCCTGGACCAGCACCCCATTTGATGTGGACATCTCGTTCAACCTGCTGACATATTCCTACGGGATTGCGCTACTGGCTTCGGTCATCTTTGTAGGTGGGTTGTTCGCAAAGGGGTTCACGCACGAGATCACAAAGGGAACAGTCAAAGTGCTGTTCTTCGGACCTATCTCGGTCACCACAATGATCTTCTCGAAAATCCTCTACCCGCTGGTAATCGCCCCGCTCTTCATATTCCCAGTGGTGTTTATCGGCCTTTCGCAATTCGAACAGTCGACTGCAGATGTGCTGAAAATCACACTCATCTCATACCTGATGGCAGCGGTCACCATGGTCAGCGCCGCGTACGGTTCGGCCTTGATTTACATCGTTGCGAAGAAGATGGTGCTGAAGCCCAGCGTCATTTCAAGGATGTTCCTCTACTTCTCGCTGCTCGGCACTCTGACCGTCTTCGAATGGCTGTCGTTCGTGCTCGACCAGTGGCAGAAGACAACGAGCTGGGACGCTCTGTACCATGACTACGCTTGGGTAGCGGTCCTCTCCCCGTTCCACCAGGGCGGCATGTTCCTCTCCAATTCGCTCATCGGGACGCACTGGGCTCTAGACCTCTGGGTGTTCATCATACCTGCAGTCCTGATCATCGGCGGCGCACTCGCCTCGAGCAAGCTCTACGGCGACATCTTCACCAGAGAGTGA
- a CDS encoding ABC transporter ATP-binding protein — MIEANGLFKDFSAIRALDDVTIKVGRGEIFGFFGPNGAGKTTCIRVLCGLTPATQGDATVLGIDVRKHPVQVRDNIAILSEETRFYEEMTPRRYLDMFGKLMLMRRSDRLSALNGAADLADLRGFIDQKIAFLSQGQRQRVSLARVLMTDAPLAFLDEPFEGIDIIHRRKLREHFKKTVKGGNTIFYTSHNLIEAEYIVDKFAFINHGKLTAVGTAEELKDKYLAPAYLLRVSDPQKAKEMLNRSLRLTSIKIIEGDVALTLQRRQDAPQVAKILVQEGIDIFEMKSMGTMEEVFERTARGDVA, encoded by the coding sequence TTGATCGAAGCCAATGGACTATTCAAGGACTTCAGTGCGATACGAGCGCTCGATGATGTCACTATCAAGGTAGGCAGAGGAGAGATCTTCGGTTTCTTCGGCCCGAACGGTGCTGGCAAGACTACATGCATTCGGGTCCTGTGCGGCCTCACGCCCGCTACGCAGGGCGACGCGACCGTCCTCGGTATCGATGTGCGCAAGCATCCTGTCCAGGTGAGGGACAATATCGCAATCCTATCGGAGGAGACTCGGTTCTACGAGGAGATGACCCCGAGGAGATACCTCGACATGTTCGGGAAGCTCATGCTGATGCGCAGGTCAGACAGGCTCTCGGCCCTCAACGGTGCTGCGGACCTTGCGGACCTCCGTGGCTTCATAGATCAGAAGATCGCCTTTCTATCGCAGGGACAGCGTCAGAGGGTCTCCTTGGCCAGAGTCCTCATGACCGATGCTCCGCTGGCGTTCCTAGACGAACCCTTCGAGGGTATCGACATCATCCACAGGCGGAAGCTGAGAGAGCATTTCAAGAAGACCGTCAAGGGCGGCAACACGATCTTCTACACATCCCACAACCTGATCGAGGCAGAGTACATAGTCGACAAGTTCGCGTTCATAAACCACGGGAAGCTTACTGCCGTGGGAACCGCAGAAGAGCTGAAGGACAAGTACCTAGCGCCCGCCTACTTGCTGAGGGTCTCGGACCCGCAGAAGGCCAAGGAGATGCTCAACAGGAGCCTCAGGCTGACGTCCATAAAGATAATCGAAGGCGACGTCGCGCTGACTCTCCAGAGACGACAGGATGCCCCCCAAGTCGCCAAGATCCTAGTTCAAGAGGGAATCGACATCTTCGAGATGAAGAGCATGGGAACGATGGAGGAAGTCTTCGAGCGAACTGCAAGGGGTGATGTAGCATGA
- a CDS encoding GyrI-like domain-containing protein, with protein MASVKLESRKPMTIAYIEHVGSYSNIPFDRYFGQLYGWAKENKVMPGFHPMGIYHSIPKETPPEECKASIAIPIYGKGKPSGDIKIKKLPAMKVASYSHKGPSSEYQNSYSRLEAWINEKGYTVAACPMEVYSKKPEVVKSETIIYAKIMMPVKKK; from the coding sequence ATGGCGAGTGTAAAGCTTGAATCGAGGAAACCGATGACGATAGCATACATCGAGCATGTCGGGAGCTACAGCAACATACCCTTCGATAGGTACTTCGGCCAACTCTACGGCTGGGCAAAAGAGAACAAGGTCATGCCGGGGTTCCATCCGATGGGAATCTATCATAGCATTCCCAAGGAGACCCCTCCAGAGGAATGCAAGGCAAGCATCGCGATCCCGATCTACGGGAAGGGGAAGCCAAGCGGCGACATCAAGATCAAGAAACTGCCGGCGATGAAAGTAGCCAGCTACTCGCACAAGGGGCCTTCAAGCGAGTATCAGAACTCATACAGCAGGTTGGAGGCCTGGATCAATGAGAAAGGATACACTGTTGCGGCCTGCCCTATGGAGGTCTACAGCAAGAAGCCAGAGGTCGTCAAGAGCGAGACGATCATATATGCGAAAATCATGATGCCGGTCAAGAAGAAGTGA
- a CDS encoding AAA family ATPase: MNIFGKLLKNVGNVCLIGESGCGKTQLVHDYCAKNDVLLLETSLTADTSRLQLVAKSSSSPGIILQWLETDPLQTRDERGRPYEAIMCYLDGFNYAAPSITALLESLADFRGMLRIPETGKVYFRSDKHLLVISMNPAEKNSYSGTFHGNTALRRRFETIRIRWLAPATEISLLMQRTGVAYGFARALVEFASRTRDAYAKGELSATITTGNLLNYSTLYNDEVDENSIVMLAANLFREDEADRVTDFWHASFKPQSFGRLP, from the coding sequence ATGAACATATTTGGCAAGTTGCTGAAGAACGTGGGGAACGTGTGTCTCATCGGCGAGTCAGGCTGTGGAAAAACCCAGCTAGTGCATGACTACTGCGCGAAGAACGACGTACTTCTACTGGAGACAAGTCTGACAGCCGACACATCGAGGTTACAGCTCGTCGCCAAGAGTTCCTCTAGTCCAGGCATAATTCTGCAGTGGCTCGAAACCGATCCTCTGCAGACTAGGGATGAACGAGGTAGGCCATACGAGGCAATCATGTGCTACCTCGACGGTTTCAACTACGCTGCGCCGAGCATCACGGCATTGCTCGAGTCGTTGGCAGACTTCAGAGGAATGCTGAGGATACCAGAAACTGGCAAAGTTTACTTCAGATCTGATAAGCATCTGCTTGTGATCTCGATGAACCCGGCTGAGAAGAACAGTTACTCGGGCACTTTCCACGGGAATACCGCTTTGCGTCGTCGGTTCGAAACGATTAGAATAAGATGGCTCGCACCTGCTACGGAGATTTCGTTGTTGATGCAACGGACAGGTGTGGCCTACGGTTTCGCCCGAGCCCTTGTGGAGTTCGCCAGCAGAACTAGGGATGCTTACGCCAAAGGTGAGTTGTCCGCAACAATAACTACGGGCAACCTTCTCAACTATTCGACCTTGTACAACGACGAGGTTGATGAGAACAGTATAGTGATGTTGGCCGCAAACCTGTTTCGGGAAGATGAGGCAGATAGAGTTACGGACTTCTGGCATGCCTCATTCAAACCGCAGTCTTTCGGTCGTCTACCCTGA
- a CDS encoding aldehyde ferredoxin oxidoreductase family protein, translated as MKLLRVDLTSGKFADQEVSEEDAHKYLGGRGLAAKILYEENKPRIDAFDPENRLIFMAGPYTGTYGSFTAFYNVTTKSPLTGAILSAHSGGHWGPMFRKTGYDGIVFRGKSPIPVYLLITDKGGELKDASDIWGKDVFETIDDLQKRHDKARAAVIGPAGEKFIRYAAIMNDHHRAAGRGGVGAVMGSKNLKAVVVHGTKEVPQADAEKLKETFKTATATVKEKSQAFAKYGTSMVVGITGKAGTIPTRNFQTGNFPEYEKIGGDTLVNNYKTKDTACARCPLHCGNMTKADKEYKVETEGPEYETLAMFGSNLGNSNIESIMMANSLCNKYGMDTISCADTIACAYELFEMGIITEKDTGGLKLKWGDHAAMVKLVEMTGKREGFGKLIGEGSRRLAAKYGPEAGKYAMNVKGMEFPGYDPRGIQGMALAFATSTRGACHLRATMYVPELFQGKLDRFTVKGKSPVLKDLQELFTLYDCMILCKFGARNAFANSWDEMVTLVNAATGFGYNVDELRKVGARSWTMERLFNLREGLGKKDDTLPERLFTLPIDDGPSKGAVVNKADFDKELEEYYKLWGWTSDGVPTKDALDKLGM; from the coding sequence ATGAAGCTACTGAGGGTCGATCTCACAAGTGGGAAGTTCGCGGACCAAGAGGTTTCGGAAGAGGACGCACACAAGTACCTGGGCGGCAGGGGACTGGCCGCAAAGATCCTGTACGAAGAGAACAAACCCAGGATCGACGCGTTCGACCCAGAGAACCGGCTCATATTCATGGCTGGACCTTACACGGGCACATACGGGTCCTTCACGGCATTCTACAATGTCACGACGAAATCTCCGCTGACCGGGGCGATCCTTTCCGCTCACTCGGGTGGTCACTGGGGGCCGATGTTCAGGAAAACTGGCTACGACGGCATCGTGTTCAGGGGGAAGTCGCCCATACCAGTCTATCTCCTTATCACAGACAAGGGAGGTGAGCTCAAGGACGCATCTGACATCTGGGGCAAGGACGTCTTCGAGACCATCGACGACCTGCAGAAAAGGCACGATAAGGCCAGGGCGGCCGTCATCGGTCCCGCGGGAGAGAAGTTCATCAGGTACGCCGCAATAATGAACGACCATCACAGGGCTGCGGGGAGAGGCGGTGTCGGAGCGGTGATGGGCTCCAAGAACCTGAAAGCCGTCGTCGTCCACGGGACGAAAGAGGTCCCTCAGGCGGACGCGGAGAAGCTCAAGGAGACTTTCAAAACCGCGACTGCGACCGTGAAGGAGAAGTCACAGGCGTTCGCGAAGTACGGCACATCCATGGTCGTGGGAATCACTGGCAAGGCCGGAACGATCCCGACTCGCAACTTCCAGACAGGCAACTTCCCCGAGTACGAGAAGATCGGCGGGGATACCCTGGTGAACAACTACAAGACCAAGGATACGGCCTGCGCCAGATGCCCGCTCCACTGTGGGAACATGACCAAGGCCGACAAGGAGTACAAGGTGGAGACGGAAGGTCCTGAGTATGAGACTCTTGCCATGTTCGGCTCCAACCTCGGCAACTCGAACATTGAATCGATCATGATGGCGAACAGCCTCTGCAACAAATATGGCATGGACACCATATCGTGCGCGGACACAATAGCGTGCGCGTACGAACTGTTCGAGATGGGAATCATCACCGAGAAGGACACGGGCGGGCTCAAGCTCAAGTGGGGCGACCACGCGGCCATGGTGAAGCTCGTCGAGATGACCGGCAAGAGGGAGGGCTTTGGCAAGCTCATAGGCGAGGGTTCGAGGCGGCTTGCTGCGAAATACGGTCCTGAGGCCGGGAAGTACGCTATGAATGTGAAGGGAATGGAGTTCCCTGGCTATGACCCGAGAGGGATCCAGGGCATGGCCCTGGCGTTCGCAACATCTACAAGGGGCGCGTGCCACCTTAGAGCGACCATGTACGTCCCCGAGCTGTTCCAGGGGAAGCTCGACAGGTTCACGGTGAAGGGCAAATCACCCGTTCTGAAGGACCTGCAGGAACTGTTCACCTTGTACGACTGCATGATTCTGTGTAAGTTCGGAGCACGGAATGCGTTCGCCAACTCTTGGGACGAGATGGTCACGCTCGTTAACGCAGCCACGGGCTTCGGATACAACGTGGACGAGCTCAGGAAGGTCGGTGCGAGATCGTGGACCATGGAACGTCTTTTCAACCTCAGGGAGGGATTGGGCAAGAAGGACGACACTCTGCCTGAGAGACTGTTCACGCTCCCGATAGACGACGGGCCCTCCAAAGGAGCAGTGGTGAACAAGGCCGACTTCGACAAGGAGCTTGAAGAGTACTACAAGCTCTGGGGCTGGACGAGCGATGGAGTCCCGACCAAGGACGCCCTCGACAAGCTCGGAATGTGA
- a CDS encoding sulfite exporter TauE/SafE family protein, translating into MVFDGLSVESIIIVAILIATVAFFYSNLGLGGGQLYVPIMLVFFVSLSMKEIVPLSLTFAFVTMLSSTYAHSKKHLVDFRLGLLLAAAGLIGVVAGVFFTLGVDEWVVKAGFATLLVVVATKMIYDIYMAKKDNMISPTSFTFRRKLAGIGVSILTGFLIGSFGIGGGVVSVPLIIYVFKFEPRKAIGTSALLGAILTPAAFIAYVISAEEGVVIQYQLALVLAPIVFIMAIIGSTWGLQKLETPVVKTIFTCGAYLAATWMIYSLLFQ; encoded by the coding sequence ATGGTCTTTGACGGTCTGAGCGTCGAGTCCATCATCATCGTGGCAATACTCATCGCCACCGTGGCGTTCTTCTACTCCAACCTGGGCCTTGGAGGCGGCCAGCTCTACGTGCCGATCATGCTCGTGTTCTTCGTCAGCCTTTCCATGAAGGAGATCGTCCCGCTCTCCCTGACATTCGCTTTCGTCACGATGCTCAGTTCGACATACGCCCACAGCAAGAAGCACCTGGTGGACTTCAGGTTGGGACTGCTGCTTGCGGCTGCTGGTCTCATTGGGGTGGTCGCAGGTGTCTTCTTCACCTTGGGAGTCGACGAGTGGGTCGTCAAGGCAGGGTTCGCGACACTGCTCGTCGTCGTCGCAACGAAGATGATCTACGATATATACATGGCGAAGAAGGATAACATGATCAGCCCAACGAGCTTCACCTTTAGGCGCAAGCTGGCAGGGATAGGTGTGAGCATCCTCACAGGATTCTTGATTGGGAGCTTCGGGATCGGAGGCGGAGTGGTCAGCGTCCCGCTCATCATCTATGTCTTCAAGTTCGAGCCGAGGAAGGCGATTGGGACATCAGCACTTCTGGGCGCTATCCTCACTCCAGCCGCATTCATCGCATATGTTATCAGTGCCGAGGAGGGGGTAGTCATCCAATACCAGTTGGCCTTGGTTCTTGCTCCCATCGTCTTCATAATGGCGATCATAGGGTCGACATGGGGACTGCAGAAGCTAGAGACACCTGTGGTGAAGACGATCTTCACATGCGGCGCTTACCTCGCGGCTACGTGGATGATTTACAGCCTATTGTTTCAATGA
- a CDS encoding S9 family peptidase, with translation MSRDETLRPPVARKVPKKLEAHSDVRTDDYHWIRDRGNPGVIEYIEAENRYALDFMKHTEALQKKLFEEMKSRTKETDCSVPERIDDYYYYTRTEAGKQYPIHCRKKGSLDADEEIILDENLVANGNVFFRVNLVKMSPDHNLMMFLADTNGSEKNTLYVKDLRTGRLLKDQIVETSSAEWASDDRTIFYSVMDNEYRPYKVFRHVLGMDPKHDVEVYHEKDAGFYYMDIAKTRSRTYILITVESATTSEVHYVRSDRPTDPFTLMRPRKHGMEYFAVHHDDRFFIVTNENAINFKIMEAPTSDPTAKNWKELVPHRKTVAIDVSDPHPWVEAFKDHLVVFERENAQGRIRVYDLKDKDSHLINFPESVYFVMPMENADPKSNRFRFKYWSLVTPTSVYEYDLKTRTLELMKQDEINGYDPTDYVQEMVFATAKDGIRIPISLVRHKELKKNGKNPAYLYGYGAYGTFEWAGPRFNTMLVSLLSRGFVCANAHIRGGGDMGRGWHADGRMLMKINSFTDFIACAEHLIVDGYTSSDRLVVRGRSAGGLLMGAITNMRPDLFKVVVAEVPFVDGVTTMLDPTIPMTVGEFEEWGNPAIKEHYHNIKEYSPYDNVAAKAYPNMLITSSLNDTRVPYWEPAKWAAKLRALKTDDNILLLKTGIVEGHAGASGRYDYLKWFAFMYAFILDRFGMRE, from the coding sequence ATGAGCAGAGATGAGACACTTCGGCCGCCCGTGGCCAGAAAAGTCCCCAAGAAGCTTGAGGCGCACAGCGATGTACGGACAGACGACTACCACTGGATCCGGGACAGGGGCAATCCAGGAGTGATCGAGTACATCGAGGCTGAGAACCGCTACGCACTCGACTTCATGAAGCACACAGAGGCTTTGCAGAAGAAGCTCTTCGAGGAGATGAAGAGCAGGACCAAGGAGACAGACTGTTCGGTTCCTGAGAGGATCGATGATTACTACTATTACACGCGAACGGAAGCCGGCAAGCAGTATCCAATTCACTGCAGGAAGAAAGGATCTCTCGATGCAGACGAGGAGATTATCCTCGACGAGAATCTGGTCGCCAACGGGAACGTTTTCTTCAGAGTCAACCTCGTGAAAATGAGTCCTGATCACAACCTGATGATGTTTCTTGCCGACACGAACGGCTCTGAGAAGAACACGCTCTACGTCAAGGACCTCAGAACGGGACGACTCCTCAAGGATCAGATCGTCGAGACCTCGAGCGCGGAATGGGCCAGCGACGACAGAACCATCTTCTATTCGGTGATGGACAATGAGTACAGGCCGTACAAGGTTTTCAGGCATGTCCTAGGCATGGACCCAAAGCACGATGTGGAGGTCTATCACGAGAAGGATGCAGGATTCTACTACATGGATATCGCGAAGACCAGATCGAGAACCTACATCCTGATCACGGTCGAGAGCGCGACCACCTCCGAGGTACATTATGTCCGTTCTGACAGGCCAACAGACCCGTTCACGCTCATGCGTCCGAGGAAGCACGGGATGGAATACTTCGCCGTGCACCACGACGACCGGTTCTTTATTGTGACCAATGAGAACGCCATCAACTTCAAGATCATGGAAGCACCGACATCGGATCCGACCGCCAAGAACTGGAAGGAGCTGGTACCTCACAGGAAAACGGTCGCTATCGATGTCAGCGACCCGCACCCGTGGGTCGAGGCTTTCAAGGACCACCTTGTCGTGTTCGAGAGGGAGAACGCCCAGGGAAGGATACGAGTCTACGACCTCAAGGACAAGGACTCGCACCTGATCAACTTTCCAGAGTCAGTCTACTTCGTGATGCCGATGGAGAACGCAGACCCGAAATCGAACAGATTCCGGTTCAAATACTGGTCGTTGGTCACTCCCACGAGTGTATATGAATATGATCTCAAGACCAGAACACTCGAGCTGATGAAACAAGATGAAATCAATGGATACGACCCGACTGACTATGTACAGGAAATGGTTTTCGCGACAGCGAAGGACGGCATCAGGATACCGATCTCGCTCGTCCGCCACAAGGAGCTCAAGAAGAACGGGAAGAACCCGGCCTACCTCTATGGATACGGGGCATACGGCACTTTCGAATGGGCCGGTCCAAGGTTCAACACGATGCTGGTGAGCCTGCTCTCACGCGGATTCGTCTGTGCCAACGCGCACATACGCGGGGGCGGGGATATGGGCAGGGGTTGGCACGCTGACGGCCGGATGCTCATGAAGATCAACTCCTTCACGGACTTCATCGCGTGCGCGGAACACCTGATCGTGGACGGGTACACTTCAAGCGACCGACTGGTGGTAAGAGGGAGGAGCGCGGGAGGGCTGCTCATGGGTGCGATCACCAACATGCGCCCGGACCTGTTCAAAGTCGTCGTGGCGGAGGTACCGTTCGTCGATGGCGTGACCACCATGCTCGATCCGACAATACCGATGACTGTCGGCGAATTCGAGGAGTGGGGGAACCCTGCGATCAAGGAACACTACCACAACATTAAGGAATACTCGCCCTACGACAATGTGGCGGCGAAGGCATATCCCAACATGCTGATCACTTCCAGCCTGAACGACACTCGGGTGCCCTACTGGGAGCCTGCTAAATGGGCGGCGAAGCTGAGGGCGCTAAAGACCGACGACAATATCCTGCTGCTCAAGACAGGGATCGTGGAAGGACATGCAGGCGCATCTGGAAGGTACGACTACCTGAAATGGTTCGCGTTCATGTACGCGTTCATACTCGACCGGTTCGGGATGAGAGAGTAG